A segment of the Lactobacillus sp. ESL0700 genome:
ACCCCAGCTCAATCACGTAATCCCAAAAAGAACGAATTATTTTTGGTCGAGGGTGATTCTGCCGGTGGTTCTGCTAAACAAGGCCGAGACCGCAGATTTCAGGCAATTTTGCCGCTGCGAGGCAAGGTTTTAAACACCCAAAAAGCTAAATTACAAGACATTTTTAAAAATGAAGAAATTAACACCATGATTTATACCATTGGTGCTGGTGTTGGTGCCGAATTCAAGGCCGAAGACTCTAATTACGACAAAGTAATTATCATGACGGACGCCGATGATGATGGTGCACATATTCAAATTCTGCTGCTGACATTTTTCTACCGGTACATGCGACCAATGATTGAGCAAGGTAAGGTCTATATTGCTTTGCCACCTCTTTATCGTCTGCAAAAAGGCCGCGGTAAAAAGGCACAGGTCAAGTATTCTTGGACTGATGAGGAATTAGCAACCGACGAGAAAAATATGGGTCGTGGCTATGCTTTGCAAAGATTCAAAGGTTTAGGTGAAATGAATGCCGAGCAATTGTGGCAAACAACCATGAACCCAGAATCCAGAATGTTAATTCGGGTGAAGATTGATGATGCGGCTCTTGCTGAACGCCGAGTTACGACTTTGATGGGTGATAAGGTTGCTGCTAGACGGAAATGGATTGAACAGAACGTTAAGTTTAGAATGGGCGAGAACGCGTCAATCTTAGAAGAAGAAAATGAGTAAAGAGGTTTTTAATTAATGGCGATAAAAGAACGAATTCGTGAAATGCCGCTTGAGCAGGTCATGGGTGAACGATTTGGACGGTATTCCAAATACATCATTCAGGAACGGGCTCTTCCGGATATTCGTGATGGCTTAAAGCCAGTGCAAAGAAGAATCCTTTACGCAATGTATCAGGATAACAATACGTACGACAAGCCGTTTAAGAAAGCAGCCAAGGCTGTAGGAAACATCATGGGTAATTTCCACCCCCACGGCGACAGTTCCATATATGGTGCGCTAGTCCACTTATCACAAGACTGGAAAATGCGTGAGCCGTTAGTTGAAATGCACGGTAACAATGGTTCAATGGACGGTGATGGTCCGGCTGCCATGCGTTATACGGAATCACGGCTAAACAAGATTTCCAATATGCTATTGCAGGACATTGACAAGGAAACCGTCAACATGGTGCTTAATTTCGATGATACGGAATATGAGCCGACGGTTTTACCGGCCAGATTTCCTAACCTGCTGGTGAACGGTTCAACGGGGATTTCTTCAGGTTATGCCACAGATATTCCGCCACACAATCTGTCAGAAGTGATTGATGCCACGATATATTTGTTAAAGCACCCAGATGCTACGCTAGACGACTTAATGAAGTATGTTCAGGGGCCAGATTTCCCTACTGGTGCAATTGTTATGGGCCAAAAGGGATTGCGTGAAGCTTATGAGACGGGGCGCGGCCGCATTCAGGTGCGGGCTAAGACGTCAATTCAAGAAATTCGTGGCCACCGGCAAGAAATTGTAATTACCGAAATTCCATTTGCCGTCAATAAGGCTTTGATGGTTAAGAAGATGGATGAAATTCGTCTTAATAAGGAGATTGACGGGATTGCGGAAGTTCGTGATGAGACAGACCGGCATGGTTTATCAATCGTTGTTGAGCTTAAAAAGGACGCTGACGCGCAAAACATTTTAAACTATCTGTTCAAGAACACCGAGCTGCAGGTTTCTTATAACTTTAACATGGTTGCAATTGATAATATGACGCCTGTTCAAGTTGGTTTAAAGCACATTTTGGCTTCCTACCTTGACCATGAAAAGGACGTTGTGATTAAGCGAACCAAGTTTGATTTAAATAAGGCACAAAACCGTTTAGAAATCATTCAGGGCCTAATTCACGCAATGGACATCTTGGATCAAGTGATTAAGGTTATTCGGGCATCCAAGAATAAGGCTGATGCTAAGAAAAATTTGACGGCTGAATTTGATTTTACGCCAAGACAGGCAGAAGCCATTGTATCCTTGCAGTTGTATCGTTTAACCAATACCGATGTTGATGCTTTAATTGCTGAACAAACTGATTTAAACAAAAAGGTTGAGCAGTATCAGCAATTGTTATCTGACAAGAAGGTTTTAGAAAAAGAAATTATTCGTGAGTTATCAGCTGTTAAACGGGAATTTGGTAATCCGCGGCGAACAGAAATTTCTACTGCCACTGCCAAAATTCAAATTGATGAAAAAGCATTGGTTGCTGACGAACAAGTTCGGGTTTTAATTAGTCATGATGGCTATTTAAAGCGCTCGTCCTTACGTTCGTGGCAATCAAGCGATGATGCAGAAAACGGTTTGCCTGATGGTGATGACGTTGTCTTTGAAAAGACAATTTCAACTTTAGCTAACCTGTATCTGTTT
Coding sequences within it:
- the parC gene encoding DNA topoisomerase IV subunit A — its product is MAIKERIREMPLEQVMGERFGRYSKYIIQERALPDIRDGLKPVQRRILYAMYQDNNTYDKPFKKAAKAVGNIMGNFHPHGDSSIYGALVHLSQDWKMREPLVEMHGNNGSMDGDGPAAMRYTESRLNKISNMLLQDIDKETVNMVLNFDDTEYEPTVLPARFPNLLVNGSTGISSGYATDIPPHNLSEVIDATIYLLKHPDATLDDLMKYVQGPDFPTGAIVMGQKGLREAYETGRGRIQVRAKTSIQEIRGHRQEIVITEIPFAVNKALMVKKMDEIRLNKEIDGIAEVRDETDRHGLSIVVELKKDADAQNILNYLFKNTELQVSYNFNMVAIDNMTPVQVGLKHILASYLDHEKDVVIKRTKFDLNKAQNRLEIIQGLIHAMDILDQVIKVIRASKNKADAKKNLTAEFDFTPRQAEAIVSLQLYRLTNTDVDALIAEQTDLNKKVEQYQQLLSDKKVLEKEIIRELSAVKREFGNPRRTEISTATAKIQIDEKALVADEQVRVLISHDGYLKRSSLRSWQSSDDAENGLPDGDDVVFEKTISTLANLYLFTNRGNVIYRPVHELVETKWKETGQHLSQEIGLPSEEQIIRVFAFDKLDKNINFLLATNDGYIKQLELANLQPTRTYRSRAMGAMKMKSQASQVVRVDVVQPDTKAEIILFTHDAYAVRYDVSEIPTSGAKAVGVKSVNLKDDDFIVSYILVDPEYLDLIKVGLITQRGAFKQFKVKLINKVSRAKRGVLVLRELKTKPHRISALVSYGQNHTLIIVSSSKRKVTLQTSDYPLGDRYSNGSFVIDTVSDGQPVDLILGQPLSC